A genome region from Setaria italica strain Yugu1 chromosome III, Setaria_italica_v2.0, whole genome shotgun sequence includes the following:
- the LOC101765931 gene encoding putative glutaredoxin-C14, protein MDRVMKLASERAVVVFTLSSCCMCHTVTKLMQDLSVNALVHELDSDPRGKEMERALLKMLGGRGPAVPAVFIGGKLVGGTNRIMSLHLGGELVPMLKNAGALWL, encoded by the coding sequence ATGGACCGCGTGATGAAGCTGGCATCAGAGAGGGCAGTGGTGGTGTTCACGCTGAGCTCCTGCTGCATGTGCCACACGGTGACGAAGCTAATGCAGGACCTGAGCGTGAACGCTCTTGTGCACGAGCTGGACAGCGACCCCAGGGGCAAGGAGATGGAGCGCGCCCTGCTCAAGATGCTCGGCGGCAGGGGCCCTGCCGTCCCTGCCGTCTTCATCGGAGGCAAGCTCGTCGGCGGCACCAACAGGATCATGTCCCTCCACCTCGGCGGCGAGCTCGTGCCCATGCTCAAGAACGCCGGCGCGCTCTGGCTATAG